From a single Micromonospora carbonacea genomic region:
- the urtC gene encoding urea ABC transporter permease subunit UrtC, protein MTTVTGPATAADEPAAPAPPPPARRTGGRARAALGFAAGAALLYGAAPLLLSDFRLALLAKYLCVAMVAVGIGIAWGRGGMLTLGQGVFFGLGGYAMAMHLKLADAGPGALPDFMQLYGQLDELPWWWRPFASPWFALPATVLLPMVVAFGLGSLVFRRRVRGAYFAILSQALAAAMVILLVGQQGTTGGTNGLTDIQGFFGYDLDDPVNQRTVYFLIAAALLGLLALARQLIESRYGELLVAVRDGEERVRFLGYDPATVKVVAYVVAAGMAGLAGALFVPAVGIISPALIGIVPSIEFVIGVAVGGRATLLGPVLGAVAVAWARTALSERFPGTWTYLQGLLFVLVVAFLPGGLASLWALRRTRRAAADRPPWWRRIPPARSGRTRTEAPAA, encoded by the coding sequence ATGACCACCGTGACCGGCCCGGCCACCGCCGCCGACGAGCCCGCCGCACCGGCACCGCCGCCGCCCGCCCGCCGCACCGGCGGCCGGGCCCGCGCGGCGCTCGGCTTCGCCGCCGGCGCGGCGCTGCTGTACGGCGCGGCCCCCCTGCTGCTGTCGGACTTCCGGCTGGCGCTGCTGGCCAAATACCTCTGCGTCGCGATGGTCGCCGTCGGCATCGGCATCGCCTGGGGCCGCGGCGGCATGCTCACCCTCGGCCAGGGCGTCTTCTTCGGCCTCGGCGGCTACGCGATGGCCATGCACCTCAAGCTCGCCGACGCGGGCCCCGGCGCGCTGCCCGACTTCATGCAGCTGTACGGGCAGCTCGACGAGCTGCCGTGGTGGTGGCGGCCGTTCGCGAGCCCCTGGTTCGCCCTGCCCGCCACCGTGCTGCTGCCCATGGTCGTCGCCTTCGGGCTCGGCTCGCTGGTCTTCCGCCGCCGGGTGCGGGGCGCCTACTTCGCCATCCTCAGCCAGGCCCTCGCCGCCGCGATGGTGATCCTGCTGGTCGGCCAGCAGGGCACCACCGGCGGCACCAACGGCCTGACCGACATCCAGGGCTTCTTCGGCTACGACCTCGACGACCCGGTCAACCAGCGCACCGTCTACTTCCTGATCGCCGCCGCCCTGCTGGGGCTGCTCGCGCTGGCCCGCCAGCTCATTGAGAGCCGCTACGGCGAGCTGCTGGTGGCCGTGCGCGACGGCGAGGAACGGGTCCGCTTCCTCGGCTACGACCCGGCCACCGTCAAGGTCGTCGCCTACGTGGTGGCCGCCGGGATGGCCGGGCTCGCCGGGGCGCTGTTCGTCCCCGCCGTCGGCATCATCTCGCCCGCCCTGATCGGCATCGTGCCGTCCATCGAGTTCGTCATCGGCGTCGCCGTCGGCGGCCGGGCCACCCTGCTCGGCCCGGTGCTCGGCGCGGTGGCGGTGGCCTGGGCGCGTACCGCGCTGTCCGAGCGGTTCCCGGGCACCTGGACGTACCTGCAAGGGCTGTTGTTCGTGCTGGTGGTCGCGTTCCTGCCCGGCGGCCTGGCGTCGCTGTGGGCGCTGCGACGCACCCGGCGCGCGGCAGCCGACCGGCCGCCCTGGTGGCGGCGCATCCCACCCGCCCGCAGCGGCCGGACCCGGACGGAGGCGCCGGCGGCATGA
- the urtA gene encoding urea ABC transporter substrate-binding protein — protein MSLFRGRRILAGTMAFVVAAALAACGSKTSDSTSGKGVSADVSGDTVKVGLLNSLSGTMAISEVTVRDSIMLAVEEINAAGGVLGKKIVPVGEDGASDWPTFAEKAEKLISEDRVAAVFGCWTSASRKAVKPVFEKNKALLFYPVQYEGLEQSPYIFYTGATTNQQIVPGLDYLKAQGKKSVYLVGSDYVFPRTANKIIKAYAKANGMTVLGEDYAPLGSTEFGTIVNKVKSAKADAVFNTLNGDSNVAFFKEYTSAGLNATSMPVVSVSIAEEEVKGIGTQYLKDQLTAWNYYQTTPGGANAKFVAAYKAKYGADKPTSDPMEAAYVAVYLWKEMVTKAGSFEVEKVRTAAGGITYEAPEGLVTVDGPTQHIAKTARIGKVGADGLITEVWNSGQPIKPDPYLKSYPWATGLS, from the coding sequence ATGTCACTGTTCCGGGGCCGCCGCATCCTGGCCGGCACCATGGCCTTCGTCGTCGCGGCCGCGCTGGCCGCGTGCGGCAGCAAGACCTCCGACAGCACGTCGGGCAAGGGCGTCAGCGCCGACGTCTCGGGCGACACCGTCAAGGTGGGCCTGCTCAACTCGCTCTCCGGCACCATGGCCATCAGCGAGGTCACCGTCCGCGACTCGATCATGCTCGCCGTGGAGGAGATCAACGCGGCCGGCGGCGTCCTGGGCAAGAAGATCGTGCCGGTCGGCGAGGACGGCGCGTCGGACTGGCCGACCTTCGCCGAGAAGGCCGAGAAGCTCATCTCCGAGGACCGCGTCGCCGCCGTCTTCGGCTGCTGGACCTCCGCCAGCCGCAAGGCCGTCAAGCCGGTGTTCGAGAAGAACAAGGCGCTGCTGTTCTATCCGGTGCAGTACGAGGGCCTGGAGCAGTCGCCGTACATCTTCTACACCGGGGCGACGACCAACCAGCAGATCGTCCCCGGCCTGGACTACCTCAAGGCGCAGGGCAAGAAGTCGGTCTACCTCGTGGGCAGCGACTACGTCTTCCCCCGCACCGCCAACAAGATCATCAAGGCGTACGCGAAGGCCAACGGGATGACCGTCCTCGGCGAGGACTACGCCCCGCTCGGCTCCACCGAGTTCGGCACCATCGTCAACAAGGTGAAGTCGGCGAAGGCCGACGCGGTGTTCAACACCCTCAACGGCGACAGCAACGTGGCGTTCTTCAAGGAATACACGTCGGCCGGGCTCAACGCGACGAGCATGCCCGTGGTGTCCGTGTCGATCGCCGAGGAGGAGGTCAAGGGCATCGGCACGCAATATCTCAAGGACCAGCTCACCGCCTGGAACTACTACCAGACCACGCCGGGCGGGGCGAACGCGAAGTTCGTTGCCGCCTACAAGGCGAAGTACGGCGCGGACAAGCCCACCAGCGACCCGATGGAGGCCGCGTACGTGGCCGTGTACCTGTGGAAGGAGATGGTCACCAAGGCCGGCTCCTTCGAGGTGGAGAAGGTCCGCACCGCCGCCGGCGGCATCACCTACGAGGCGCCCGAGGGCCTGGTCACCGTGGACGGCCCGACGCAGCACATCGCCAAGACCGCCCGGATCGGCAAGGTCGGCGCGGACGGGCTGATCACCGAGGTGTGGAACTCCGGCCAGCCGATCAAGCCCGACCCGTACCTCAAGAGCTACCCCTGGGCGACCGGCCTGAGCTGA
- the urtE gene encoding urea ABC transporter ATP-binding subunit UrtE — protein sequence MLTLRGVRAGYGRSEVLHGVDLAVPADGVAAVLGHNGAGKSTLLRVAVGLLRPRAGTVELAGEDVTRLAPHQRVARGMAYVPQGQQCFPHLTAGENLRLVADGRRDGAAATAEALDLFPALRPLLRRRAGLLSGGQRQQLAIARALVTRPKLLLLDEPTEGIQPSVVAEIQDRVVELTARAGIQVLLVEQHLGFALRVAQRYYVLESGRVTSTGDGGAAAEHAVRAALAV from the coding sequence ATGTTGACACTGCGCGGCGTGCGCGCCGGGTACGGACGCAGCGAGGTGCTGCACGGCGTGGACCTCGCCGTGCCCGCCGACGGCGTCGCCGCCGTGCTGGGCCACAACGGGGCCGGCAAGAGCACCCTGCTGCGGGTCGCGGTGGGCCTGCTGCGGCCCCGCGCCGGCACCGTCGAGCTGGCCGGGGAGGACGTCACCCGGCTCGCCCCGCACCAGCGGGTCGCCCGCGGCATGGCGTACGTGCCGCAGGGCCAGCAGTGCTTCCCGCACCTGACGGCGGGGGAGAACCTGCGGCTGGTCGCCGACGGCCGGCGCGACGGCGCGGCGGCCACCGCCGAGGCGCTCGACCTGTTCCCGGCGCTGCGCCCGCTGCTGCGCCGCCGGGCCGGGCTGCTCTCCGGCGGCCAACGCCAGCAGCTCGCCATCGCCCGGGCGCTGGTCACCCGGCCGAAGCTGCTGCTGCTCGACGAGCCCACCGAGGGCATCCAGCCCTCGGTGGTCGCCGAGATCCAGGACCGCGTCGTCGAGCTGACCGCCCGCGCCGGCATCCAGGTGCTCCTCGTGGAGCAGCACCTCGGCTTCGCCCTGCGGGTCGCCCAGCGCTACTACGTGCTGGAGTCCGGCCGGGTCACCTCGACCGGCGACGGCGGGGCCGCCGCCGAGCACGCCGTCCGGGCCGCGCTCGCCGTGTGA
- the urtB gene encoding urea ABC transporter permease subunit UrtB, which produces MTVLFGQLFTGVSIGAVLLLVALGLALTFGQMNVINMAHGEFIMAGAYTTYVLQQTITSAGWSLLVALPVAFAVAGALGVLLEVLLIRRLYARPLDTLLVTWGVSLMLQQAARDIFGSPNVQTRAPALLTGNVALPGGVTVANNRLFILGLAVAAVVALTLALRLTPLGRRIRAVVQNRDLAAVSGIATARVDRTTFFVGSGLAGVAGVALTLLGPIGPTMGTNLIIDAFLVVVVGGIGQLKGSVIVAFALGVLQATGEYLTTLSVAKVIVFVAIVAFLQWRPQGLFTLRTRSLA; this is translated from the coding sequence GTGACAGTCCTGTTCGGACAGCTCTTCACCGGCGTCAGCATCGGCGCGGTCCTGCTGCTCGTCGCGCTCGGGCTCGCGCTCACCTTCGGCCAGATGAACGTCATCAACATGGCCCACGGCGAGTTCATCATGGCCGGCGCCTACACCACCTACGTGCTCCAGCAGACGATCACCTCGGCCGGGTGGTCGCTGCTGGTCGCCCTGCCCGTCGCCTTCGCGGTGGCCGGCGCGCTGGGGGTGCTGCTGGAGGTGCTGCTCATCCGCCGCCTCTACGCCCGGCCCCTGGACACCCTGCTCGTCACCTGGGGCGTGTCGCTGATGCTCCAGCAGGCGGCCCGGGACATCTTCGGCAGCCCCAACGTGCAGACCCGCGCGCCCGCGCTGCTCACCGGCAACGTGGCGCTGCCCGGCGGCGTCACCGTCGCCAACAACCGGCTGTTCATCCTCGGCCTCGCCGTGGCGGCCGTGGTGGCGCTGACCCTCGCCCTGCGGCTCACCCCGCTGGGCCGCCGCATCCGCGCCGTCGTGCAGAACCGCGACCTCGCCGCCGTCTCCGGCATCGCCACCGCCCGGGTCGACCGCACCACCTTCTTCGTCGGCTCCGGCCTGGCGGGCGTCGCCGGGGTGGCGCTGACCCTGCTCGGGCCGATCGGCCCGACGATGGGCACCAACCTCATCATCGACGCCTTCCTGGTGGTCGTGGTCGGCGGGATCGGCCAGCTCAAGGGCAGCGTGATCGTCGCCTTCGCCCTCGGCGTGCTCCAGGCCACCGGTGAATACCTCACCACCCTCAGCGTCGCCAAGGTGATCGTCTTCGTGGCGATCGTCGCGTTCCTCCAGTGGCGGCCACAGGGCCTGTTCACCCTGCGTACCAGGAGCCTCGCATGA
- the urtD gene encoding urea ABC transporter ATP-binding protein UrtD — MTDERTDGLCVRGLRVSFDGFTAVDGVDLDVPAGDLRFLIGPNGAGKTTLVDAVTGLVRATGSVRFGDRELLGRDVHRIARLGVGRTFQTAAVFEELTVAQNLDIAAGAGRSWWALARRRRRLPDEVVAALDTIGLADRADHLAGTLAHGQKQWLEIGMLLVSDARLLLLDEPVAGMSHDERDATGALLETVSRDRTVVVIEHDMDFLRRFARTVTVLHAGRVLSEGTVAQVQADPRVQEVYLGHPVDAPTEA, encoded by the coding sequence ATGACCGACGAACGAACCGACGGCCTGTGCGTGCGGGGCCTGCGGGTCAGCTTCGACGGCTTCACCGCCGTCGACGGCGTCGACCTGGACGTGCCCGCCGGTGACCTGCGCTTCCTCATCGGGCCCAACGGGGCCGGCAAGACCACCCTCGTCGACGCCGTCACCGGGCTGGTCCGGGCCACCGGCTCGGTCCGCTTCGGCGACCGGGAGCTGCTCGGCCGGGACGTGCACCGCATCGCCCGGCTCGGCGTGGGCCGCACCTTCCAGACCGCCGCCGTGTTCGAGGAGCTGACCGTCGCGCAGAACCTCGACATCGCCGCCGGGGCCGGGCGGAGCTGGTGGGCGTTGGCCCGCCGCCGGCGGCGGCTGCCCGACGAGGTCGTCGCCGCCCTCGACACCATCGGCCTCGCCGACCGGGCCGACCACCTCGCCGGCACCCTCGCCCACGGGCAGAAGCAGTGGCTGGAGATCGGCATGCTGCTCGTCTCCGACGCCCGGCTGCTGCTGCTGGACGAGCCCGTCGCCGGGATGAGCCACGACGAGCGCGACGCCACCGGCGCCCTGCTGGAGACCGTCAGCCGGGACCGCACCGTCGTGGTCATCGAACACGACATGGACTTCCTGCGCCGCTTCGCCCGCACCGTGACCGTGCTGCACGCCGGGCGCGTGCTCAGCGAGGGCACCGTCGCCCAGGTCCAGGCCGACCCCCGGGTGCAGGAGGTCTACCTCGGCCACCCCGTCGACGCTCCCACGGAGGCGTGA